From the genome of Pseudomonas sp. AB6, one region includes:
- the nadE gene encoding ammonia-dependent NAD(+) synthetase — MHAVQLQIAEELKVQPPFADQHALEAEVARRVAFIQQCLQNAQLKTLVLGISGGVDSLTAGLLAQRAVEQLRQSTGDKSYCFIAVRLPYQTQLDEHEAQASLECIKPDESHTVNIGPSVQALTAQIKAFEGQHASAVDFVTGNTKARMRMVAQYAIAGARQGLVIGTDHAAEAVMGFFTKFGDGACDIAPLSGLVKNQVRAIARSFGAPQSLVEKVPTADLEDLVPGKPDEASHGVTYAEIDAFLHGEPVREQAFTIIRDTYRKTQHKRELPFAP; from the coding sequence ATGCACGCCGTACAACTCCAAATTGCCGAAGAGCTCAAGGTCCAACCACCGTTCGCCGACCAACATGCGCTTGAAGCCGAAGTCGCGCGGCGGGTCGCTTTTATCCAGCAGTGTTTGCAAAACGCCCAGCTTAAAACACTGGTGCTGGGTATCAGTGGCGGCGTTGACTCATTGACGGCGGGTTTGCTCGCCCAACGTGCGGTCGAGCAATTGCGCCAAAGCACTGGGGACAAGAGCTACTGCTTCATCGCGGTACGCTTGCCGTATCAAACCCAGCTGGACGAGCATGAAGCCCAAGCCAGCCTTGAGTGCATCAAGCCAGACGAGTCGCACACGGTGAATATTGGCCCTTCAGTGCAGGCCTTAACCGCACAAATCAAAGCGTTCGAAGGCCAGCATGCCAGCGCTGTGGACTTCGTGACGGGGAACACCAAGGCGCGGATGCGCATGGTCGCGCAATACGCGATTGCCGGTGCGCGCCAAGGGTTGGTGATCGGTACTGACCATGCAGCGGAAGCGGTCATGGGTTTCTTCACCAAGTTTGGCGACGGCGCCTGCGACATCGCGCCGCTCAGTGGTTTGGTGAAAAATCAGGTCCGGGCCATCGCTCGCAGCTTCGGCGCACCGCAGTCGCTGGTGGAAAAAGTGCCGACCGCCGACCTTGAAGACCTGGTGCCGGGCAAACCGGACGAAGCTTCACATGGCGTCACCTATGCCGAGATCGATGCATTCCTGCACGGTGAGCCGGTGCGTGAACAGGCATTCACTATCATTCGAGACACCTACCGCAAGACTCAGCACAAGCGGGAACTGCCGTTCGCGCCATGA
- the pncB gene encoding nicotinate phosphoribosyltransferase — protein sequence MSESAFSDRIVQNLLDTDFYKLTMMQAVLHNYPNVDVEWEFRCRNGEDLRPYLTEIRHQIALLCELSMSSEQLVFLERISFMKPDFLRFLGLFRFNMRYVQTHIEDGELRIRLHGPWLHVIMFEVPLLAIVSEVRNRIRHPGTMLVQARDQLYRKFDWLLANAASDELAGLKVADFGTRRRFSYRVQEEVVSVLKQDFPGQFVGTSNVELARKLDLKPLGTMAHEWIMAHQQLGPRLIDSQIVALDCWVREYRGLLGIALTDCITTDAFLNDFDLYFAKLFDGLRHDSGDPIVWAEKCIAHYRNLGIDPMSKTLVFSDGLNLPKALEIFRTLRGRINVSFGIGTNLTADIPGIEPMSIVLKMTACAGQAVAKISDEPGKTQCKDPNFVAYLRHVFKVPISPVAELPALNTSVSAHIVEE from the coding sequence ATGAGTGAGAGCGCCTTCTCCGATCGTATCGTGCAGAACCTGCTCGACACCGACTTTTACAAGCTGACCATGATGCAAGCGGTGCTGCACAACTACCCCAACGTGGATGTGGAGTGGGAGTTTCGCTGCCGTAATGGCGAGGATCTGCGGCCTTATTTGACCGAGATCCGCCATCAGATCGCCCTGCTGTGCGAGCTGTCCATGAGCTCCGAACAGTTGGTTTTTCTTGAGCGCATCAGTTTCATGAAGCCTGATTTTTTGCGCTTTCTTGGCCTGTTTCGCTTCAACATGCGCTATGTGCAAACCCACATCGAAGACGGCGAGTTGCGTATTCGCCTGCACGGGCCATGGCTGCACGTGATCATGTTCGAAGTGCCGTTGCTGGCAATCGTCAGCGAAGTGCGCAACCGTATTCGCCATCCCGGCACGATGCTGGTGCAGGCCCGCGATCAGCTGTACCGCAAGTTCGACTGGTTGCTGGCCAATGCCGCCAGCGATGAACTTGCCGGCTTGAAAGTGGCCGACTTCGGCACCCGCCGACGCTTCTCGTACCGTGTGCAAGAAGAAGTAGTTTCGGTACTCAAGCAGGACTTCCCCGGTCAATTTGTCGGCACCAGCAACGTCGAATTGGCACGCAAACTGGACCTGAAACCTCTGGGAACCATGGCCCATGAATGGATCATGGCCCACCAACAATTGGGCCCACGACTAATCGACAGTCAAATCGTCGCGCTGGATTGTTGGGTACGCGAATACCGGGGGCTGCTGGGCATCGCACTGACCGACTGCATCACCACCGACGCGTTTCTCAACGACTTTGATCTGTACTTCGCCAAACTGTTCGATGGCCTGCGGCATGACTCCGGGGACCCGATAGTGTGGGCTGAAAAATGCATAGCGCATTATCGGAACCTCGGTATTGATCCGATGAGCAAGACACTGGTCTTCTCCGACGGCCTGAATTTGCCCAAGGCCCTGGAGATATTCCGCACCCTGCGCGGTCGGATAAACGTCAGTTTCGGCATCGGCACGAATTTGACTGCCGACATTCCGGGCATTGAGCCCATGAGTATTGTGCTTAAAATGACCGCCTGCGCTGGCCAAGCCGTGGCCAAAATCTCCGATGAGCCTGGCAAGACCCAGTGCAAAGACCCGAACTTCGTCGCGTACCTGCGGCACGTGTTCAAAGTGCCGATCAGCCCTGTTGCCGAGCTGCCGGCGTTAAATACTTCCGTTTCCGCACACATTGTTGAGGAGTGA
- the azu gene encoding azurin has product MFRKLVAVSLLTLASGHLLAAECKVNIDSTDQMSYDTKEINIDKSCKTFTVNLTHSGSLPKNVMGHNWVLSKDTDMAGIAADGMSAGIDKNYLKDGDDRVIAHTKVIAAGEKDSVTFDVSKLAAGSNYVFFCSFPGHNSMMKGTVAVK; this is encoded by the coding sequence ATGTTTCGTAAACTTGTCGCTGTATCCCTGCTGACACTCGCCAGTGGCCATCTGTTGGCGGCGGAGTGCAAGGTTAATATTGATTCAACGGACCAGATGAGCTACGACACCAAAGAGATCAATATCGACAAGAGCTGCAAAACCTTCACTGTGAATTTGACCCACTCCGGCAGCTTGCCGAAAAACGTGATGGGCCATAACTGGGTGTTGAGCAAAGACACTGATATGGCTGGGATCGCGGCCGACGGCATGAGCGCGGGCATCGACAAGAACTATTTGAAAGATGGGGATGACCGTGTCATCGCTCACACTAAAGTCATCGCAGCGGGCGAAAAAGACTCGGTGACCTTCGACGTCTCGAAACTGGCTGCGGGATCAAATTATGTGTTCTTTTGCTCGTTCCCAGGTCACAACAGCATGATGAAAGGCACTGTTGCGGTTAAGTGA
- a CDS encoding 2-oxoadipate dioxygenase/decarboxylase family protein gives MSSFESLFSLVASVVGQPAARWIEAHVDVPTGLHAFSWSDTEVHRVWLAEALNLCLFHKLVEAVPLGRVYVEEQAEQRRKVVFDHGAIRTVDWFANGELPRGRLAFARLLEPLGFTDVRTYPLTKLNMTGWGYRQQDLPQDIAQFFVSELHPGRFSEAFQAAAERVVSSSHDPLNNEQLSILKGLQLTRHCSLSEAYCLLPGLCAAFARQHGVVRHADYQQLLSESAEMAWIATEGNSFNHLTDRVVDLDAVVTEQLRRDRPMKASIEVSASGRVMQTAYKACTVSRAMADASGKLHDHPVPGSFVEFIQRKLDPMDNTLDLSFDSSNAQGIFKMTESK, from the coding sequence ATGTCCTCCTTCGAAAGCCTGTTTTCCCTCGTCGCATCCGTTGTCGGCCAACCCGCTGCACGGTGGATTGAAGCCCACGTTGACGTGCCGACCGGCTTGCACGCCTTCAGTTGGAGTGACACTGAAGTGCACCGGGTTTGGCTGGCCGAAGCGCTAAATCTTTGCCTGTTTCACAAATTGGTGGAGGCTGTGCCTTTAGGGCGGGTATATGTCGAAGAACAAGCCGAGCAGCGACGCAAAGTGGTATTCGATCATGGCGCAATTCGCACGGTGGATTGGTTCGCCAACGGCGAACTGCCCCGTGGCCGTCTTGCCTTTGCCCGGCTGCTCGAACCGTTAGGCTTTACCGATGTGCGCACGTACCCGCTGACCAAACTGAACATGACCGGTTGGGGTTATCGCCAACAGGATCTGCCGCAAGACATTGCGCAGTTTTTCGTTTCCGAATTACACCCCGGTCGTTTCAGCGAAGCCTTTCAAGCGGCCGCTGAACGCGTCGTCAGTTCAAGCCATGATCCGCTGAACAACGAGCAATTAAGCATCCTCAAAGGCCTGCAACTGACCCGTCACTGCTCGTTGAGCGAGGCGTATTGCCTGTTACCGGGTTTGTGCGCTGCTTTCGCCCGTCAGCATGGGGTGGTGCGGCATGCGGACTATCAGCAATTGCTTAGTGAGAGTGCGGAAATGGCTTGGATTGCCACTGAGGGCAACAGCTTCAATCACCTGACTGATCGGGTGGTTGATCTGGATGCGGTGGTTACAGAGCAACTGCGCCGGGATCGGCCGATGAAGGCCAGTATCGAAGTGTCTGCCTCAGGACGAGTTATGCAAACCGCTTACAAAGCGTGCACGGTGAGCCGGGCTATGGCGGATGCAAGCGGAAAATTGCACGATCATCCGGTGCCCGGGTCGTTTGTCGAATTCATTCAGCGCAAGTTAGACCCAATGGATAACACGCTTGATTTGAGTTTTGACAGCAGTAACGCCCAAGGCATCTTCAAGATGACCGAATCGAAGTAG